A stretch of the Methanobacterium veterum genome encodes the following:
- the thsA gene encoding thermosome subunit alpha, with protein MAQLGGGNQPILIFPEGTDRLLGRDAQRVNITAGKLLAETVRTTLGPKGMDKMLVDSLGDIVVTNDGVTILKEMDIEHPAAKMLVEVAKTQEDEVGDGTTTAVIIAGELLKKAEGLLDQDIHPTVVATGYRQAAEKAQELLNLISFDADDRDTLLKVAMTAMTGKGSEAAREPLAELVVDAVRQVEEDGEVDTDNINIQRISGESVNESMIVNGVVVDKSRTDPGMPKQIEDAKIALVKYPIEVKDLETDAKISLTDPAQMQAFIENEEQMIKDMVDKIIASGANVLFCQKGIDDLAQHYLTRNGIYAIRRVKKSDMNRIEKATGAKVVTNLDDLKPEDLGEAGLVYEKKIFDEVLTFIEDCRDPKAVSLILRGSTKHVAEEIERAVEDAIGVVASTVEDKKVVAGGGAPEIAISKGLKEYADSISGREQLAVSAFAEALEIVPKTLAENAGLDSIDALVDLRAAHEKSFYIGLDVFAGDVVDMYQAGVVEPQRVKKQAIQSAAEATEMILRIDDVIATKGTGAAPDMEGMGGMPGGMPPMM; from the coding sequence GTGGCACAATTAGGTGGTGGAAACCAACCAATTTTAATATTTCCAGAAGGTACTGACAGATTATTAGGAAGAGACGCTCAAAGAGTAAATATTACTGCAGGGAAACTCCTTGCAGAAACTGTAAGAACTACTTTAGGTCCTAAGGGAATGGACAAAATGCTTGTAGACTCCCTTGGAGATATCGTTGTAACCAACGACGGTGTAACAATCTTAAAAGAAATGGATATTGAACACCCTGCAGCTAAAATGCTTGTAGAAGTTGCAAAAACCCAGGAAGATGAAGTAGGGGACGGAACAACAACAGCAGTAATCATAGCTGGAGAATTACTCAAAAAAGCAGAAGGATTACTCGACCAGGACATACACCCAACTGTTGTCGCTACCGGTTACAGGCAGGCAGCAGAAAAAGCTCAGGAATTATTAAACTTAATTTCATTTGATGCTGATGACCGTGATACTCTCTTGAAAGTTGCAATGACTGCAATGACAGGTAAAGGATCCGAAGCTGCAAGAGAACCACTGGCAGAACTTGTTGTTGACGCTGTAAGACAGGTTGAAGAAGATGGAGAAGTAGACACTGATAACATTAATATTCAGAGGATTTCAGGAGAATCTGTCAACGAATCAATGATAGTAAACGGTGTTGTTGTAGACAAAAGCAGGACTGACCCTGGAATGCCAAAACAGATCGAAGATGCTAAAATAGCACTTGTCAAATACCCAATTGAAGTAAAAGACCTTGAAACTGATGCTAAAATAAGTTTAACAGACCCTGCTCAAATGCAGGCATTCATTGAAAATGAAGAACAAATGATCAAAGATATGGTAGATAAAATAATTGCATCCGGTGCAAATGTTTTATTCTGTCAAAAAGGTATCGATGACCTCGCACAGCACTACCTCACAAGAAACGGTATATATGCAATTAGAAGGGTTAAAAAATCCGACATGAACAGGATCGAAAAAGCAACTGGTGCTAAAGTTGTAACAAACCTCGATGACTTAAAACCAGAAGATTTAGGAGAAGCTGGTCTTGTATACGAAAAGAAAATATTCGATGAAGTTTTAACATTCATAGAAGACTGCAGAGACCCTAAAGCTGTTTCTTTAATACTCAGGGGAAGTACAAAACACGTTGCAGAAGAAATTGAAAGAGCAGTTGAAGACGCAATTGGTGTTGTCGCTTCCACAGTAGAAGATAAAAAGGTTGTTGCTGGTGGAGGAGCTCCTGAAATAGCAATATCCAAAGGGTTAAAAGAATACGCTGATTCAATCAGCGGCAGAGAACAGTTAGCTGTTTCTGCATTTGCAGAAGCTCTAGAAATTGTTCCAAAAACACTCGCTGAAAACGCAGGTTTAGACAGCATCGACGCTCTTGTAGACTTAAGAGCAGCACACGAAAAATCATTCTACATAGGATTAGATGTTTTCGCTGGAGATGTAGTCGACATGTATCAGGCTGGTGTTGTTGAACCACAGAGAGTTAAAAAACAGGCTATACAGTCCGCTGCAGAAGCTACTGAAATGATCCTCCGTATCGATGATGTTATCGCTACCAAAGGTACCGGTGCTGCACCTGATATGGAAGGTATGGGCGGAATGCCTGGTGGAATGCCACCAATGATGTAA
- a CDS encoding RimK/LysX family protein has protein sequence MEKEVIEKLKIPQDVFLPLLFSIKFGGDWSLKVKSTNVMAIKEKITRFDEEKMVGYTLENVFLFLNPVILNQEGIIYRLEKCGNKKEREIVKRPYTTTIEAEYAIKASLNPMSKKIMLKKVEGPFKFTGSNAYGVSHEMEHLLEDEISGEPFFEFEYEIEE, from the coding sequence ATGGAAAAAGAAGTCATAGAAAAGCTTAAAATTCCTCAGGATGTATTTTTGCCTTTACTTTTTTCAATTAAATTTGGGGGAGATTGGAGCCTTAAAGTAAAATCTACCAATGTAATGGCTATAAAAGAAAAGATCACCCGTTTTGATGAGGAAAAAATGGTAGGTTACACCCTTGAAAATGTATTTTTATTTTTAAATCCTGTGATCTTAAATCAGGAAGGGATAATTTACAGGCTTGAAAAATGTGGAAATAAAAAGGAAAGAGAAATTGTAAAAAGACCATATACGACAACAATTGAGGCCGAATATGCAATAAAAGCTTCACTCAATCCTATGAGTAAAAAAATCATGCTAAAAAAAGTTGAAGGGCCTTTTAAATTTACAGGTTCAAATGCATATGGTGTTTCACATGAAATGGAGCATCTTTTAGAGGATGAAATCAGCGGGGAACCATTCTTTGAATTTGAATACGAAATCGAAGAATAA